The genomic region ACTGGCAGGGGTGGCTCCAGCACTGTGAGGCCCACAACAGGCAAGGAGTTGCTTCAgcccagttaaacataatgtttaactggttaactgggattttacatcctctAGTTTTTGCCCCCAGTGTTTCTAATGTACTGTAGGCATTTGTACTGAAAATGCATAACAGGCTTTGTagaagtgtgtgggaggggagatgAGGCTTTTGGCTCTCAGAAGAGGGCACATCTCCTGTGTCTTTTCCCCTTCTGGTCAGGTAAAGGTCATTTAAAGCAATATTTGGTTAAAGGGGTTTAATTCCTCATTTTTACCATCTTGCTGCAAAAACCTGGACTGCTAGTAGCAGTTTCACTAAATCCCATTCAAGTATATGGCATCACCCTGAGCAGTAGAGAAACACAGATGTTTCTGCTAAAATGCTCAGCAATGAAATAGTTGACAATATTGACATTTCAGAGTATCCTCATTAGGCTTCAGAGTAACATTCCAAATGGGAACAGTTTGTAACTCCAGATTATATGAGTAGAACCCCTAGAGTAGATGCACTAATCTTGGTTTAACAGTGTCTATTCTGGTATAGTTTATTTCTCTGTACAATAGGGGAGTTTGACCTACAAGGCTGTAGTACAGTTACCATGGGGCTATCAGGTGCTATTATATTTGCTACATTCCAGGCATTGTTGGTTCCTATTCATAGCTATAAATATGGTCTCAACTGTTCACATACTTACCTTTGCTGAACTGCTTATAAAGAGAAGCTACTGCTGTAGGACTTCTTGAGTGAAACAATGCCTCTGTTGATGAGAGAATCTTATAACACATTACTGGCAATCTCTCTTGGAAATTTTGCATGAGTTCTCTGCTGCTAACTGTGGGTTTTATTTCCTTGGTTTTCCTACCAAGGATACACCCTACACTTCCCTCCTtcccagggaacagaagaaatAGGAACTTGATTCTTGAAGTTCAGTAAAACCCAAATGTTGCTTAGGATGCCCAGCCCAATAAGTGCCTGAAAGAGGTGGGTTCTGTATTAAATATTTAACATGAACCCTAGGTAGTTCCTAGATTGTGTAAAGCTTTAAAGCCATGTGGAGCTTGTACTTAAAAATAATGTCAAAGGAGGAGATATGttggtgtgtgtgttttctttatCCCTCATTATGTGGATTTTGGTTTTAAATGAACAGAACTGTCTGAGCACTAGAAGTAGATGTGTCCTTGGCTCCCAGGTCAGTACTCTCAGGACCTTCTGCGTTCAGTTCCCGACTCTGCTACCAAATCCCTCTGGCCTTGGGTGAGTCCCTTAATTTGCCACCTCCTTTTGTAACGTGGGAGTGATGGTGCTCTTGGCTGGCAGCAGTATTTCCTCTAAGGTGCGCACCTGTTCAGGAACGCACTAAGAATTTGCCTcccgcccacctcctcagcagagctgcGCAGTGGCTGCTCAGTTGCTCGGAGCGGGGCTGCATGGTGGGCCACTGCCCCAccctaggagcagcagggcagtcacCACATGGCTCTAgcctcagcccttccccagggctggagctgtgggctgagtagtgggcagcagctgctctggcggCCCCAGACGTAGACCCgtggcaggcagcagctgctctagCAGCCCTGGACGGAGCCGGATGGTTTCGTGTGAACTTTTTCCATCAGGTGGTTGTGTGCTTTTGCCTTCTGCTGGCATTAATGAGCCCTAAATTCAGGGTTTTAATACAAAGGCCTTGGGCTTGATGCTGCATAATGTCTCAGAGTACAGAAGTCTGCCCTGTGCTCCATTGAAAACTCCAGCTGAAGTGGAGGAAAGTGAGtgttacaattttattttatttaacgaGCCCTGGTATCCCCATTACATGTGCTGATCACAGGCAGGCCTGCCGACAGCAATTCCGGACCCAGGGCAGAGCAATCAGTGGGTCACCACACACACGTAAGCTGCACCCACATAGAGGTGATCAGCTTGACACTTGGAGCTACCAGCTGCCACGTGGGGCACTCTCTTTGGGCACAGACAGGGCTTCCAGTGCTCACTTGGTAGAGTTGCCACCTGTCTAATTGGGCAAATCCAAAGACACATGCCTTGCCCTTTCCCTGAGGCCACTCCCctgtcccgccccttctctgaggccactCAATCCATCCGCCTTCTCCTTTGTTcttgctctcccaccccctcactcactttcaccaggctggggtaggggattaggggtgtgaggtgcaagctctgggaaggagtttgggtgccaaAGGGGGTGGGATTGCTGAGTGCAGGTTGTGGGAGGTAGTTTGATTGTAGGAGGAGGTGCGGGCGCAGGAGGgcatgcaggctctgggctagggcagggggtcagggtgcaggagggatgtgGTGGCTGATACTTACCTTGGGTGGTTCCCAAAAGTGATGGGCACAGCATCTGGCAGTGGCTTGAAGGCGGAGTCATCCAGGACACCATTTATTACTGGTGTTGTGTACCAGCGCAGCGCAGGTCTTTTAAGAAAAACAGCTTATTGTTCAAACTttgcaggtgtgtgtgtatggtagGGGATGGGACTGTGATGTCTTTTTACCGTATCTCTAACTGGTGGCATGATACACTACGTTGGCATTTAGGGTCAGCCATATAAAGATGCTTGAGTGAAAGTTCTGATTTAACAGCTCTTTTTATTATTTGTCTGGGAAAGggctgttttagtattctttcttccataacatttaaatatatatccactcatggatggaaaatcttagagggaacactggctggcagCTGTGCAAATTAATTGGTTATGGCCTGATTGTCCGTCCTCGCTTATCCtaaactcccattggtttcaatgctAGTCCATGAATCCACGGGAATGCAGGATCTAGCCCTAAAAACATAAAGCTCTGTCTATTATGTGCTGGACAGAATGACTCTCCATTTTAGCCTCCAGTATAACTCGTTTGCAGGGAAATAGCCCTGGTAAAACAAACTATGGCTGTCCAGAGTAAATACTATGTGCATTCATTGATTAGCTTTCTTGTATGTGACTGAAAACAATCTCTGATGCTACATAATGAAAAGCTAGCAGCTGGTTTACCATAAGAGATGTCAGTCTTCATGAGGGAGAAGGACTTGACAAGGTGAGTAGATACGTGGGTAGTAAGGGAATAAAAATGTTCCTTAATCCTATGGAGTGCCAAATGTTTGCTTTTAAACACCGTAGCTAAGAGATTCAACAGTGAAttttctttaaatgttttctcAAAAGTTTGAGGGCCTGGCATAATCCTCTGTGAATGATTTGGGCAAAAGTCACTTGCATTTTGCCACCTGCTTAGATGAAAGTATTTGAACctctgtagtagggatgtaagatcctgtttaattggctaatgggttaaaacatattgtttaatcagttaaacaattaAAGAGGGATGAGTGGCAGGAAGAGTGTTCACCACTGGGCTGAAATGCCTTTCCTTCCCACTGCAAGCAAGGCTGCTCAAgcctggtcagagcagcccctgtctgcggggtgCCCGGCCTGCCACAGGCAGCGGCTGCAATGGAGCAGGTGCTCTGTacgcagcgcccttccccctacAGGCTTGGAGCAGCCCTTTGCCCCCAGCAGGTGATCCATTAAGGGTGagacttaccagttaactggttaaaccttaaCATCCTGCTCTGTAGAAAGATCCACTGACTAGAAACGTCCTCTGCTGTAGTTAGGAGCTTTCTCATCTTTCTGCATGATCAGCAAAATCTGTGTTGCAGCCAGAATCAAGGCCAGGCTGCACAAAATGTGACACTCTTTTTCTCTTGCTATATAGAAAAAGAAGGAAAGTTGCTATAGCTCTGGGAAGTTGAGTTGTGCAGGTACATGACTCTCTAACATGCATCTCTACTCTGTGGCATCATATTTGATTCAGGTTTTTAAGCACTGTGGATTAGAGCCtatctgattagggatgttaatggttaccTATATAATAGTTAACTGGCTAAACTTAAGGTTAACCGGTTAAGCTTAATGTttaccggttaactaattaaattatattttacatctctagtccgCACTGACAATTCAATAACCTAATGGCTTTGCCTGTGACTGTGTCACTGAAGGAAGTGGTGTTAGTAATTAGACATAGGCAAGCATTTTGTTCAATGGGAGCTAAATTTAGGTAAAGATGCCTCAGCCTAGCTGTGGAAGCATGATATTTTGTTGACctaaccctgtagtatagaccaggttTCAGTATCATGAGATTTCTGACAAAATCATGAACAAAACTGGTTTAGATGGACACTCTTTTAGTAACAATGGGCTGCCAAAGCATTTAAGCATCCTGATCCAGATTAGGTTTACAACCCGTGTAAGGCTGATTTGGTGTCTGGACTAAGATTAGATGGTATATAATCTTGTAAATTGTGCAGTGGAAAATAGGTTCTTTTTACACTTTGGAATTGACCTGGCATCAGAACTGTACAGGTGACTTCACTAACTGAAAGTTAAACGGGTTAGGATCCAGTGTTGACCCATCTCTAACTGTTAAAGAGAGCAGAAACTCAGTAGGGCTATTGAAATTATTCAGTAAGAGGCATAACCCGGTTACTTTTCATATACTGCCTTTAAAAGAGAGCCTTCAAACTAGGCATTGATTGTGTTGGTCTTTCTCTTCCAGAGAGAGAATTTCTTGTACACTGTCCCATCCCATGGTTGCCTTAGCTAGGAATAAAATTTCCTGGAGTGTCTGTTTCCTGCTGGTCTTTGGAGAACTGATGAGGTAATTGCAAAGCAACCACCTCAGCGTGATGGGGATttgggagtgtgtgtgggaggaagctTGTTCTGACAAGGAACAACCTTTAGAAAGTAACGCTGTCTCTCTCAGCTTTGTTCTACCCTTGTCCTTTGTGCTTTGGGTAAATGCACGTGGTCCCCAGCATAATTGGAATTAACAAGAGGGATGGCCAAAGCATAACGTTGTGCATCCCAATAACATTGATTAATCAGATTTCCCAGTGGCTTAAGTATATTTGCCAAGCAACAAGGGAACACTTACAGCGGAACTTGCGGTGACTGTACTGTGCATGTTTCTGTAGCAAGGCCCTCTAAGTAAGTATGTTAAGGAATGGGAATTTTGCTAATCATGAGGTCAATTAAAAATTGCCgagcggctcttactacatttaaaatgcagaggcacagcgatCCCGGACCCTCGTGAGACGGGTTCAGCAGCCCCTGCAGCCACCAACAGCTACCCGCTGGGACGCTGGTGGATAGGGGCTGTTGCCAGAGCAGCTTCTGCCCGTGGCAAGCCTCAGCTTGCTGCATGCAGAGGTTGCTGTATAGtagcctcccctacccccacccctgctgcctctgatagaggtagagggtggggggcaggtgacACCCCTGCACtgactcctgtcccctcccttgctgcccctcATACAGTTGCAGCAAGGGGAGGTGGGGACTACCCAATTAAGCTTAGGCTAAGGCCATTATACACACCAGTGACATTGAAACAGGCAGGAGATTGTTTTCTTAGACCCCATCATTTGCTGGGGAAACTGGGGAGCAGAGCGTTTGACTTGCCTGAGATCACACAGCAACTCAACAGCAGAGCTGGAAATAGCTTCTTATTTCCTGTCTCAAGCACTAATACTGTGCTAGAGCTCACGAATTGTACAGTACATGTGTGTATGGGGAGAGCCAGTTACGATATGGCAAAGTGCCCTCCTTTGCTTTCACTGTGTGCGTGCTTGGCTACCATGCGGGCTGTCATTGCAGTGCAACAGTCcgtagaggggaggagaggatgaaTTCAGTTTCAGATAGCTACCTGTGCATCACTCTGCTCTGTAATGTTCTAGTAACCATCACTTTGATATAATTACAACCTGCCCCCTCAGTTTCTTAGCCATTAATTTTAGTGAGCAGGATGAACACCAAGGTTTTTATTAATAACAGAAGCtaataaaaatgctgctttcttgCTCCTCCAGTGactgccaggtaccccagagattCGAGATAAAACCTTCCTCTTCGGGATTTGCCCTCAAGTTAGGAGCCTCATGATCTGGATTCCGCCTCCTCCCCATGCACAGGGTTTTTGTTTAAAGAGTTGGAGAGGCGAGCTTTACTGGCCTCAAACCAGAAAGATCTAAGCTGCAGACATAAAAGCCCAGCAGTGCATTATGGTTTTCGCTAGATTTATTCTCTATAGCCCCTTTCTTGTCCCCCTGCCAACAAGAAATAATATTTCTGTTTTGTTCACATTGAGCAGCATCAGATTAAAGCCTCCATCTCTGGCATTTGAGATAATCTGATTAGGGAGGTTTGTACTGAGCTGGTTTTTAATGTAAGTCTAGCTTTTCTGAATGATGTTTAAAGACAAGTTAAATCTAGTGCAAATAAAAATCGTTCTCTTTAGTCAGAGAAATGCTTTCATTTTAGTGCTTGCTCTTTGAAGTGGGCGTATTTAAATGTTAACCACAATATTTTGGAGAATTGTTTTAGAGAATTGTATCTGACACTTAAAAGCAAAAAGCCTCCATCCTCTGATCTCGGTGCTTAACTAAAATCAGTCCAGTGACTTTGGTGGGTCTTGGTCCAGTACTCTGTTGAGATGTGTTCACATCTTGCATGTTCTTCCATAACCATAATGAGCCAGAGGAAGCACATATGCCTCTCTATATGAGAATTGTTTATATTGAAGAAGTTGTACTTCTGCTCTGTCTTAACAAACTAGAAGTCTAACAACCAGCATTAAGTTCAAACCCATTATTGGGAGGAAAGAGGATAAAGAGCTAACCTATAGAGGGAGTGCTAGAGATCTCTCTAGCCGGTGTTCCAGCTGAGGCCATGAATGTGCCTAACCTCTTTGCTTTGTTTCATGTGATTCCAAGCTAAGCACTGATGGTTTCTCatgtctctcttctttgtttttttcctttagaTCAATCATGATGCTTTGGTCCACATGCCCTGAAGAAGACTCTTATACCAGCTAAATATATCTAGCTGTCATGGAAATGCATTGTGCAGAGGAAGCAGTTGGAACCAGTTCTCCATCTGTCATCTGCAGGCAAGTTGAGGGAAGAGACCAGAGGGAGGTGGTGAGGAGAGCAGGTGACCAGCTGCATGCATGGAGAGATGTTTCTGTCGTGGCTGTGGAGCAGGCACCCCCTGGCAAGCTGAAGAAAACCGccttcaagctctttggggggaagaggagcataTGTACCCTGCCGAGCTTCTTTGGAGGAAAAAATAAAGGCCAAGGGAAGGGAGCCTCCAAAAAGGGTCTCAGTAAAAGTAAGACGCACGATGGAATCAGTGATGTTGTgtgtgaggaagggaaaggattgGAGACCCCCTTGAATGGAGGGATGGACTCGCGTCCTCGCCAACTGCCAAGCTCTCAGAGCGCTCACTTGGCAACGGACACCAGTgtcagatttgagtttgtcaggccGGAGAACTCTCCTTTGGGGAGTTCTGAGGGCTTTGAGAAAAAGTCCAGTGGAGACAAATCGTTGTCTTTCCCTAGACCCAAGAAAGGGCTGAAGGGGCTTTTCAACAGCATCCGGCGCCACAGAAAGAACAAAGCCAGCGAGTCTGAGAAAGCGGAATGGGCTGCTGATAGTGGGGAGGGCGAGCAAGCCAAGAAAACTCAAGGGGCGGGGGCTGACACCCAACGAGCTTCTGAGGAGGAGAGTCCAAGGGGCACCTCTATCCCGGCACCATGTGCAGAGAGCTTGGGTGGTAGCTGTTCACTCAGCCCAACGACCAACCTGGGAGAAACCACCGACTGGGTCATGGCTGGTCAGAGCAACTCAGAGGGAGATGCAGCAACGGTACCTGTGGGCAAAGATGATATTCTAGATGTGAAATTAGACTCAGAGACTGTTATCTGTGTCGGCTCACCCTACGAGAGTCTCCCTGACGTGCACCATCCTGACTTCCCGGACAACGACCCTCCTTCAGTACACTCCGGAGACCAGCTCAGTTTGATCTTTGGAGATGTTACTTCCCTTAAAAGTTTTGATTCCCTCACTGGGTGTGGAGACATAATTGCTGAGCCAGATATCGACAGCATTGCTGAGAGCACGATCTCCGTGGAGCGCAGTAGAGACGCTGCCAAGAGGAGCTCCTGCCTTGTCActtaccagggtgggggagaggagatggcCACACAGGAGGAGATAGAAGAGTACCTCCAGCAGTTGTGGGATGGCACTCCTGATGCAGACAGCAGCTATGAAGCTAGACTGCCCCGGCGTATGAACAGTCCTAAGCTGCAGGGAGTGACTAACAAGCTAGAGACATGCAGCTTGCGGGAGAAGCCAGCCCATCTGTATGCTGGAGGTGTGATGGATGATGTAGAGCTCTTAACCCCGCCCAGTGACCAGCAAGAATCTGCACCTAATAGTGATGAGGGTTATTATGACTCCACCACACCAGGGCCAGAGGATGAACTTGGGGAAATCAAGAAAGACCGTCTCCCAAGAGACAGTTACAGTGGTGATGCACTTTATGAATTTTATGAGCCTGATGACACCCTGATGAGCCCATCTCTTGGGGACGAATCCTTATTTGAAAGCAAAGCATCTCATCCAGAGATCTTCAGCTGCTTCTTAGACTTCGTTGTTCCTGCCAAGAAGAACCTTATTCAGATGATGGGGCAGAGCAGTGGAGTGATGGAGACTGAGGAAGAGAGGCTAGCTGCCATTCAGAAACAGCTGCTGTACTGGGAGCTTCGGAGGGAACCAGTTTCAAAACATCTGGATGCCCCCAGCAAAGAGAAATGTCCCGGGGACAAGCAATACATTGAATGTAATACTAGAGCAGCCAAATTAATTGGCAAAAATCAAAGTTGCCTTGGTAGTGAGCAAGTTGCTTCTTCAGTTTTAAGCAGAAGTGTAGATGCTGGGATTTCAGTGTCCAGACTGGAAAATCCTGAGTGGAGGGACTTTCAAGGGACACAGTGTCCAGAAAAGTATTACAATGGCCAAAAAGCCCAAGGAAGTTGCCTTATTCAGCTCATGAAAAACAATTCTGTGTTTGATTCTGATTTGGATAACGGAGTGTTTGCGGGACTAAGTAGCGTAGTCCCAGCCAAAACTATGACTGGGGCTTACCCCAGCTACAGAACACATGACCATGATAGCTGTTTGCAAAGTGAACACCACAGCAGAGTGGAAAACAGCTTCAGGGAACCTCAGACAGAAAGCGAATGTGAGCCCGAGCATGCTGTTAACTTCTCTCAGGCGCTGGTTGAGTTCACTAGCAGCGGCACTctcttctccagcctctctgaAAGCCTTGGTAGCTCGGACTCTGGTTCTTCCTTCACTCAAAACCTTTCCGTCCTTCCAACCATGGTCACTTTTGACATAGTGGATGTGGAGCAGGAAGGCGAAGGAGAATGTGAGCAGCATCTGGAGATGAATGCTGACGAGGACATTGCTGCATCCTTTGAGGCCTTTGATGACAGCTATGTGCAAAAGGAGTCCTTTGCCGAATGTGATGAACGAATGTTCTCGGGGTATAACCAAGACTCTTTCCAGAGCTGTAACTGGGGTGTTGGCAGCCTTCCCCGTCACTTGCGCTTGCACGGCTTAAGCCCCTCCATGCCAGCACCACTCTCCATCAACAGAAGGAGCAGATCACTTGACACGGAGAGCTTGGAGTTGGAGCTTGCAGATATGCCTTTCTCCAAGAATGGCCTTAAGCCTTGTCAGCGCTGGTCTAAACAGGACAGTGGCAGAAAGGACTCTATGCCTAGGCTGAGCAGAAGCAAAGAGAGCATTCCACAGTCTCCTTCTGAAGGAGGAGAAGCTGATGGCGTCCTTACTTGGCCAGAGTTGCAGCATGCAGAGTACAAAGCTGAGCTTCCCTCAGGGGGAGAGAAGCAGTGGGGCTGCTCTCCGACTGCAAGGGCTACTGTCATCGGAGGCAACTGGGATGCATCTGAGCATTCAGAAGTGGATTCCCCTTATGTGTCTCTTGCATGGAACAAAATGCCCCAGGATACGGGGGACAGTAATCTAATGCTGCAGACTCCTAGACACCTGGTCAGACCATCCAATTTACCTCTGCAGACTGATACCAGGCAGGCCCAAGAAATGTCTAGCTCCTACAGGTATCCTAGAGAAAATATGGCCAAAAAGATGGCTCGTGTGCTACCTTTGGGAGAAAAAGGGGCTGACTTACCTCAGAGTTTCGCTTTCACTCAGTCCCCTGACAAACCAGAAAAGTGCAAACCTATTGGCATCACACAAGGAACACTCCAGTCTCACAGTGGCACTGAGACCTTAAAATCCACAGCCTTCTTTGCTGAGTGCTATGGAAGCTCCAGTACAGACCTGCTGAAAGGGGGACCCACACATGGGAACATGCTGCCTGTTATCTGTCAAAGCACTACAGTGAATGTAACAGTAGCCAAATAGCTAATcctggaggggagaaggaaggcaaCCAAGGGTTAACTTTCAGGGAGACatggggtggtgggagggggaagctaTATTTCAACAAGTGGTTTTCATTTAGAATTGGTCCGACAAAGATGAACTCTTCTCTCTTGCAGTTGCAGTCGGGAACAGTATGTAGTCACTCAAAATGCTGGTGGTGTTCTGCactgctgtgggtgctctgttgtGGTTAGGCCACTTCCTAGTTTCATAGACGAAAGCTTGaggcagcacttttttttttttttttttttttttggttcaatgTGAGCCATCGCTCTGTTGACTCTAATACATGCGCAGAGCAAGTATCAATACATAGTACAGTTGCTGCTGGAATAAAACCTGGAAACAGAATCCCACTTCAGGCTGTTTTCCTGCAGATCTATTTAAAGGAACACCATCACCTGCCAAAAATCGTTACTCAGTCTGAATGTCTTTAACACGAAATGGCTGTAGCTGGAGCATAAGAGGGATGATAAAATCTTCCAAATGTTTTTGTGCATTGGCAATACTTGATACACACTCACTTGATAGAGGTTTCACATGTGGTCACTTTCCCCTTGTTTATGTGGATCTTTCACACAGTGACATGGGGGAAAAATAGGAACAAGTGGATATAAAGCTACAAATTGTCAGGAGACTTAAGTAGTTGCAGGTACTGCATCTGTCTCAACAATTAAAGCGATATTCAAAAGGAATGAAAGCTTTTTGTTACTACTAACTTTCTGTGAATCTTCTTTttgacaaattttgaaatgttttctctACTTTTTCTCATCAGTTGACTTCCCAGTGGAGAAGTGAGAGAAAATATGGCAAGTgtgtgttgtggtttttttttttctccccttcaaAGTAAAAAGTCATTCAAAAAAGGAAACCTTTCAAAATGAGAACTTTCCTATAAATCTTCATTTGGTCAAAAAGCTGCTTTCCTTCCTTCATGTGCAGCAATAGGGAGGAagtctttcaaccagttttatttttaattcacttGATTTACATGCCCTCCTCTCCCTTTTCCAAAAGCAACCTACATGTTGATGGTGTCAATTTAAGAATAAAATGTCAATAATTCCCTTATTTCTTAGGAGTGATCAAACATCATCGTTTATAGTGTTCAGCTTTTCCTCTGTGCTTTACCCATTCTCCCTAGGACATGATTAGTGTCTTTTATATAAGCTAATATGGATCATGCCTGTAGCTGTTAAGTTGCAGATATTGATGCTTTTCTTCAAAAGGAAgttgtgtttttaatttttattttctttgcataAATTCATAAAGGAAAGTATTCTGTTAATTGGAATACGGGATGTAACACAGCCTAAATTAGGCTTCACAATTTCTCTTTCTCCCATCTGGAGGAAATGACAAAGCTAGACCTACTGCCATCCTTTTTCTCCACATCTTATAGGGAAGATTGAGGAAGTAAGCAAGCTGTGGAGATGTGATTTGCTCTGGAGAGAGGGCTATTAGCATAGACAAAAATCCCTAAAGCATATGTTTCAGGCTATTGGAGCAGAGCTCAAGTCTTCATTTAAGGAAACTCTTTTGTCCTTGTCAGtcttaaatcatagaatactaggactggaagggacgaTTTCAATCTCTTGTATGGATCTCTCTTCCTCCTGTAATTTGCTAAGTCTGTCTGAGCTCAGTCAAGGTTTGTGTATTTGGACTTAATTTGGTTCCTGGTGAAGTACAGCacacttaattaaaaaaaaaaaagcccttttctgctttttttatgCAGAGAGACTTTCTCAATGGTTTAAACATAAAATTGAAAAAATTTAAACTAGGGATATCAGGTCCTCCTCTTTCTGCTTTCTTTTTGGCAAAATCTGTGGGGACCCGAATAGGGATGTCACACCATATCTGTGTGTATCTCCTGCTTTAAGGATGATTCTGAAATCTGCATAAATTCCAGTTACATCAGATTACTGCTTTCTTGTCCCATAACCTACATTTCAAACGTGGCTCAAATTTGTAGTATAGAATGGTTTTGCATACGCTGGCTCAAAGTCCCATCTATAGTACACATTTAGAATCCTGTTCCTAAATAGATTAGCAAACATCTACATTTTAAAAGCTtaagagggatagctgagttagtctgtaacaggaaaaacttaaaaaacaaggaatcgtctagtagcaccttaaagactaacaaaacacgtagatagcatcatgagctttcgtgagcacaacccacttcttcagatgattaaCCAACTTTCTCCACCATCACTGTATTTACATTGTCGCCAAGGCATGAAATGCTAATTTCTCTAGCAAAGAAAGCTAAGTGGGGCTCTGATGTGTCAGATGGGAAAGAGAATGTAAGATGCTACCTTTTTATACATCTGTACAGGAGCAGCAAAATCAGGCTTGCTCTTTGTTTTATCAGTTccccttaaaaataa from Pelodiscus sinensis isolate JC-2024 chromosome 13, ASM4963464v1, whole genome shotgun sequence harbors:
- the AMER1 gene encoding APC membrane recruitment protein 1: MEMHCAEEAVGTSSPSVICRQVEGRDQREVVRRAGDQLHAWRDVSVVAVEQAPPGKLKKTAFKLFGGKRSICTLPSFFGGKNKGQGKGASKKGLSKSKTHDGISDVVCEEGKGLETPLNGGMDSRPRQLPSSQSAHLATDTSVRFEFVRPENSPLGSSEGFEKKSSGDKSLSFPRPKKGLKGLFNSIRRHRKNKASESEKAEWAADSGEGEQAKKTQGAGADTQRASEEESPRGTSIPAPCAESLGGSCSLSPTTNLGETTDWVMAGQSNSEGDAATVPVGKDDILDVKLDSETVICVGSPYESLPDVHHPDFPDNDPPSVHSGDQLSLIFGDVTSLKSFDSLTGCGDIIAEPDIDSIAESTISVERSRDAAKRSSCLVTYQGGGEEMATQEEIEEYLQQLWDGTPDADSSYEARLPRRMNSPKLQGVTNKLETCSLREKPAHLYAGGVMDDVELLTPPSDQQESAPNSDEGYYDSTTPGPEDELGEIKKDRLPRDSYSGDALYEFYEPDDTLMSPSLGDESLFESKASHPEIFSCFLDFVVPAKKNLIQMMGQSSGVMETEEERLAAIQKQLLYWELRREPVSKHLDAPSKEKCPGDKQYIECNTRAAKLIGKNQSCLGSEQVASSVLSRSVDAGISVSRLENPEWRDFQGTQCPEKYYNGQKAQGSCLIQLMKNNSVFDSDLDNGVFAGLSSVVPAKTMTGAYPSYRTHDHDSCLQSEHHSRVENSFREPQTESECEPEHAVNFSQALVEFTSSGTLFSSLSESLGSSDSGSSFTQNLSVLPTMVTFDIVDVEQEGEGECEQHLEMNADEDIAASFEAFDDSYVQKESFAECDERMFSGYNQDSFQSCNWGVGSLPRHLRLHGLSPSMPAPLSINRRSRSLDTESLELELADMPFSKNGLKPCQRWSKQDSGRKDSMPRLSRSKESIPQSPSEGGEADGVLTWPELQHAEYKAELPSGGEKQWGCSPTARATVIGGNWDASEHSEVDSPYVSLAWNKMPQDTGDSNLMLQTPRHLVRPSNLPLQTDTRQAQEMSSSYRYPRENMAKKMARVLPLGEKGADLPQSFAFTQSPDKPEKCKPIGITQGTLQSHSGTETLKSTAFFAECYGSSSTDLLKGGPTHGNMLPVICQSTTVNVTVAK